The following are encoded together in the Phaseolus vulgaris cultivar G19833 chromosome 9, P. vulgaris v2.0, whole genome shotgun sequence genome:
- the LOC137822139 gene encoding uncharacterized protein, with protein sequence MVFSARRLRHYFHSFTVVVMTNLPIQKVLQKPDVAGRMVHWAVELLEFDIQYEPRGSIKGQVYADFVAEISPGGDPQEVELGSQWMLLVDGSSNQQGSGAGIILEGPKGVLIEQALRFSFKASNNQAEYEALIAGMLLAKEMGAQSLLAKSDSQLVTGQVGSIRQRTHRWPPT encoded by the coding sequence ATGGTGTTCTCAGCTCGAAGActccgccactatttccacagcttcacggtggtggtgatgacaaacctccccatCCAAAAGGTACTTCAAAAGCCAGATGTTGCAGGGAGGATGGTTCACTGGGCGGTAGAGCTGTTagagtttgacatccagtatgaacccagggggtccatcaaagggcaagtctatgcTGATTTCGTGGCAGAAATCTCACCAGGAGGAGACCCCCAAGAAGTGGAGTTAGGGTCACAGTGGATGCTCTTAGTGGATggatcttccaaccagcaagggagtggcgctggaataatcttggaggggccaaaaggagtgttgatcgagcaagcctTACGCTTCTCCTTCAAAGCgagcaacaaccaggcggagtacgaggcgttGATTGCTGGGATGCTgttggctaaagaaatgggtgctcagagcctcctggcgaagagtgactcacagttggtcacagggcaagtggggagtatcaggcaaaggacccacagatggccgCCTACCTGA